A stretch of the Lactuca sativa cultivar Salinas chromosome 9, Lsat_Salinas_v11, whole genome shotgun sequence genome encodes the following:
- the LOC128129029 gene encoding uncharacterized protein LOC128129029, which yields MKFLLTTLKVVYVMSTPIPFLPEFVEDEPLEATRRRSKWENDDYICRGHILNGMFDSLFYIYQNFESAKELWDSLESKYMAKDAYNKKFLVSNFIGYKMIDSRLVMEQFHEMLKILGQFAQHNLKMDEAIYVVVIIDKLSPSWNDFKHNLKHNKEELTLTELGSHLRIEESIRT from the coding sequence atgaagtttctcCTTACCACTCTGAAAGTGGTGTATGTTATGAGTACACCTATTCCATTCTTACCAGAATTTGTTGAAGATGAACCTTTGGAGGCAACAAGAAGAAGATCAAAAtgggaaaatgatgattacatatgTCGTGGTCATATTCTCAATGGTATGTTTGACTCTCTTTTTTATATCTATCAAAATTTCGAATCTGCAAAAGAACTGTgggattctcttgaatccaagtaCATGGCTAAAGATGCTTATAATAAGAAGTTTCTTGTTAGTAACTTTATAGGTTACAAGATGATTGACTCCAGGCTTGTTATGGAACAATTCCATGAAATGTTAAAGATTTTGGGACAGTTTGCTCAGCACAATCTAAAAATGGATGAAGCCATTTATGTGGTTGTGATCATTGACAAACTGTCCCCTTCCTGGAATGATTTTAAACACAATCTGAAACATAACAAAGAGGAATTGACTTTAACTGAACTTGGAAGCCATTTAAGGATTGAAGAGTCCATAAGGACTTAA